The genomic region CAACCGCGCTGCACTCTCGCGCTGACAATTCAACTGCACCCGCGCAAGCCCCAACCAGTCCGCCATCTGCCGCAAATTAGCAGCCAGCGCCAACATCCCTTCTTCATCCAGTCCCGGCTCTTCCTCGTGCACCGCATGCACCGCCAACTGCCCCGCCGCCCGCTCGGCGCGCAAATCCACCCGCGCAGCAATCCGCTCGTTGTGCAAGAACGGCAACACGTAATAGCCGTAAACCCGTTTGTCCTGCGGCGTGTAAATCTCCAGCCGATAGCGAAAGTCGAACAAGCGCTCGGTGCGACTGCGCTCCCAGATCAACGAATCGAATGGCGACAACAGCGCACTGGCCGCCACCTTGCGCGGGACTTTCGGCTCCGCCAGGCAATAGGCGATCTGCCGCCAGCCGGCGACCTCGCACCTCTGCAATTGCCCAGCCTCGACCAGCTCCGCCAGACGTGGGCGCGCATCCGCCGGATTCAGACGAAAGTAATCGCGCAGGTCTTTTTCGGTGCCGACGCCCAAGGCCTGCGCCGCGTGCAGCAGCAACCCTCGCTGCGCCTCGGCTTCATCCGGCAACGCCTGTTGCAGGATCGATGACGGGATCACTCGCTCCGGCAAATCATACAAACGCTCGAAACCACGGCGGCCCGCTACCGTGACCTCGCCAGCCGCGAACAACCATTCCAGCGCATGCTTTTCCGCGCTCCAGTCCCACCACGGTCCGGCCTTGTCTTCGCGGGTCGACAAACTGCCGGCACCCAACGCGCCTTGCTCTTCCACCGAACTCAAGACCCGACGCACCACGTCCTGCTGCTCACGACCGAATTTCGCCAGTTGCTGATAGATATCCTCGCCGCGCCTGGCTCGCTGCATCCGCCAAGCCATCAACGGATACATCGACAGCGGCAACAATGACGCTTCATGTCCCCAGTATTCAAACAGCGTACGTCGTCGCCCCGAACTCCAGGCAGCCTGGTCGAGCAAATCGGAGGAATAGGAGCCGAGACGGGAGAACAGCGGCAGGTAATGCGAGCGCACCACCGCGTTGACGGAGTCGATTTGCAACAAACCCAGCCGTTCGATCAGCCGGTTGAGGTGTGGCGCCTTGACAGTCGGCGGCTGGCGCCCGTTGAAGCCTTGGGCCGCCAGCGCCAGACGTCGCGCCTGTTTGAGGGAAAAGGATACTGTTGCGGGCATGAGCATCTCCTTGTCTGCTCGCAACCTACCTCACTCGAAGTTGGTTTGTGTAGCGCTCTGCTGATCATTTATGCAGCGGGTCATTTATGCATCGGGTCATCCCAGAACGGCCGCACGGCTTCGTGTTCAACGTCGGCACGACTGACGCCGATGTCCTTCAACGCTTCGTCGCTCAGACTGGCGAGCAACTCGCGTTCACGGTGCAGTTCGTACCAGCGGCTAAACTTGTGCAGCAAGTCGGAAACGATATGGCCGTGGCCGGAAAATTTTGCTTCGTCTACATACTCTCTTTGACCTTTCATCGTGTTGCCTCCTTTGTGGATGGCTCAAGTCTCACGCCGGCGCTAAGATCAATCCAACGAATGTTTCTGATGGCATGCATCACGGAGATTCATCAATTGTCGGCCTACCCCAGTATCGATACCGATGTCCTGCGCACCTTTGTCGCGATTGCCGATCAGGGCGGCTTCACCCGCGCCGGCGAAATGGTCAACCGCACGCAATCGGCGGTGAGCATGCAGATGAAGCGCCTGGAAGAGGACGTGTTACAGCGGCAGTTGTTCGAGCGTGACGGCCGTCAGGTGCGCCTCACCGCTGAAGGCCAGGTGTTGCTCGGTTACGCGCGGCGCATCCTCAAATTGCACAGTGAAGTGTTCAACACCTTGCGCGAGCCGCACATGGTCGGCACGGTGCGCATCGGCACGCCTGACGATTACGTGATGCGCTTTCTGCCGGGGATTCTGTCGCGGTTCGCGCAGTTCTATCCGTTGATCCAGATCGAAGTGCATTGCGAGTCGACCAAACAACTGCTGCAACGCACCGACCTGGACTTGTCGATTGTCACCCGCGAACCGGGCAACGAGATCGGCCAGTTGTTGCGCAAGGAGCGTTTCGTCTGGGCCGAGGCGCAGAACTTCAGCGCCCACGAACAGACGCCGCTGCCCTTGGCGATGTTCAACAGTGATTGCTTCTGCCGCTTGTGGGCGTGCAATGCGCTGGATGCGATGGGCCGCGATTACCGCATCGCTTACAACAGCACCAGCCTTTCGGCATTGATGGCGGTGGTCAGTGCCGGTATGGCAATCACCGCGCAACTGGAAAGCCTGATCACCCCGGACATGCGCATCCTCGGCGCCGCCGAAGATTTGCCGCTGTTGCCCGAGGCCAGCATCATGCTGATCCGCAACCTGAACAATCCGTCGCCGATCACCGAGTGCCTGGCCGAGCACATCGTCGAAGGCTTCAAACTTTAAACGCGAGCATCACCGCACACAGCACCAGAAAACCGCAGAACAGCCCGCGCAGGAGTTTTTCCGGCATCGCGTGGGCGACTTTCACCCCCCAACTGATGCTCGCTAGGCCGCCGATGGCCAGTGGCAGACCGATCATCCAGTCGACTTCGTGGTGTACCGCGTAAGTCACCAGAGTCACGCCGGTGCTTGGCAACGCCAGCGCCAGCGACAGACCTTGAGCGACGACTTGCGTGGTGCCAAACAGGCTGGTCAGCACCGGCGTTGCCACCACTGCGCCACCGACACCGAACAAACCGCCCATGGTTCCGGACGCCGCGCCGAGTACGCCAAGCCACGGCCAGGAATAGCGCATCTCAGACGTCGCAGCGGGTGGCTTGCCGAACATCTTCAACAGGTTGTACGCCGAGAGCACCACCAGGAACGCGACAAAGCCGATGCGCATGGTTTGCGCATCAATGCCCACCGCCCAGATCGAACCGATCCACGCAAAGCAAAAGCCCATCACCGCCAAGGGCAGCGCGTGCCGCAGTTCGATGCGATTGCGCTGGTGATAACGCCACAGCGCCAGCATCACATTGGGTACAACCATGACCAGCGCCGTGCCTTGGGCGATCTGCTGGTCGAGGCCAAACCACACGCCAAGCAACGGAATGGCGATCAAACCGCCGCCGATGCCGAAAATGCCGCCAAGGGTGCCAAGCGCGGCGCCGAACAGCAGGTACAACAAAAACTCCATCACAGCCGAATTCCTCTTACGTCAGGCGATTCATCCTACGCAGTCGTGGCTGGCGGGGAAACGCACAGCAACGCACAATGGCTATGCCGATTTCGCACAAGCGTGAAGCTGACCATGAATCCCAATCAATTGACCGATCAACTCGGACTGTTTCTCGACGTGCTGGAAAGTGGCAGTTTTTCTGCTGCTTCGCGCCGCCATCCGCTGACTCCTTCGGCCGTCGCCCGACGGATCGACAACCTCGAAAGCGCTATCGGCAGTCAGTTGTTTGTCCGCAGTACGCATGCCGTGCGCGCAACGCCGGCGGGCCTGGCGTTTGCCGAACGCGCGCGACGGATTGTTGCCGAGTTGCAGCTGGCCCGCGCAGAAGCGGTGTCCTTGAGCAGTGCACCCGAGGGCTTGATCCGCATCGACGCCCCGGCGGCTTTCGGTCGGCGACATCTGGCACCGGTGATCGCCGACTTCCTCGTTTTGTACCCGGGACTGGATGTGCAACTGCACCTGATCGACAGCTTCGTCGACATGAGCGGCGCGAATCTGGGCAAAGTCGACCTGGTGCTGCGTGCCGGGCAAATGGCTGATACCCGCCTGGTGGCGACACCGTTGGCGAGCATGGTGCGCATTGCCTGCGCTAGTCCCGACTATCTCAAACGCCGAGGCGTGCCCGTCAATCCAGCCCAACTGAGCGAGCATGATGGCCTGGACTGGGAAGGCCTCGCCCCACCCTTCGCCTGGCGCTTCGAACAGGACGGGCAGATGCAATTGCACCGTCCGGCGCGCATCCGCATGAGCGCCAACAATGCCGAGGCCCTGGTCTGCGGCGCTCTGGCCGGCTTGGGCATCGCGCATCTGCCGACGTGGCTGGCCAGCGAATACCTGTTGCGCGGCGAATTGCTGCCGCTGTTCTGCGAAAACGGCCTGCCGAAACCGGAGTCCACCGGCA from Pseudomonas tensinigenes harbors:
- a CDS encoding winged helix-turn-helix domain-containing protein, which gives rise to MPATVSFSLKQARRLALAAQGFNGRQPPTVKAPHLNRLIERLGLLQIDSVNAVVRSHYLPLFSRLGSYSSDLLDQAAWSSGRRRTLFEYWGHEASLLPLSMYPLMAWRMQRARRGEDIYQQLAKFGREQQDVVRRVLSSVEEQGALGAGSLSTREDKAGPWWDWSAEKHALEWLFAAGEVTVAGRRGFERLYDLPERVIPSSILQQALPDEAEAQRGLLLHAAQALGVGTEKDLRDYFRLNPADARPRLAELVEAGQLQRCEVAGWRQIAYCLAEPKVPRKVAASALLSPFDSLIWERSRTERLFDFRYRLEIYTPQDKRVYGYYVLPFLHNERIAARVDLRAERAAGQLAVHAVHEEEPGLDEEGMLALAANLRQMADWLGLARVQLNCQRESAARLRVALAKIEGV
- a CDS encoding DUF1127 domain-containing protein, whose translation is MKGQREYVDEAKFSGHGHIVSDLLHKFSRWYELHRERELLASLSDEALKDIGVSRADVEHEAVRPFWDDPMHK
- a CDS encoding LysR substrate-binding domain-containing protein, which translates into the protein MSAYPSIDTDVLRTFVAIADQGGFTRAGEMVNRTQSAVSMQMKRLEEDVLQRQLFERDGRQVRLTAEGQVLLGYARRILKLHSEVFNTLREPHMVGTVRIGTPDDYVMRFLPGILSRFAQFYPLIQIEVHCESTKQLLQRTDLDLSIVTREPGNEIGQLLRKERFVWAEAQNFSAHEQTPLPLAMFNSDCFCRLWACNALDAMGRDYRIAYNSTSLSALMAVVSAGMAITAQLESLITPDMRILGAAEDLPLLPEASIMLIRNLNNPSPITECLAEHIVEGFKL
- a CDS encoding sulfite exporter TauE/SafE family protein, whose translation is MMEFLLYLLFGAALGTLGGIFGIGGGLIAIPLLGVWFGLDQQIAQGTALVMVVPNVMLALWRYHQRNRIELRHALPLAVMGFCFAWIGSIWAVGIDAQTMRIGFVAFLVVLSAYNLLKMFGKPPAATSEMRYSWPWLGVLGAASGTMGGLFGVGGAVVATPVLTSLFGTTQVVAQGLSLALALPSTGVTLVTYAVHHEVDWMIGLPLAIGGLASISWGVKVAHAMPEKLLRGLFCGFLVLCAVMLAFKV
- a CDS encoding LysR family transcriptional regulator, which translates into the protein MNPNQLTDQLGLFLDVLESGSFSAASRRHPLTPSAVARRIDNLESAIGSQLFVRSTHAVRATPAGLAFAERARRIVAELQLARAEAVSLSSAPEGLIRIDAPAAFGRRHLAPVIADFLVLYPGLDVQLHLIDSFVDMSGANLGKVDLVLRAGQMADTRLVATPLASMVRIACASPDYLKRRGVPVNPAQLSEHDGLDWEGLAPPFAWRFEQDGQMQLHRPARIRMSANNAEALVCGALAGLGIAHLPTWLASEYLLRGELLPLFCENGLPKPESTGIYALRMEQQTNSRSRLLLEYLKTRFSPVPPWDLALQRDLGRH